The Elaeis guineensis isolate ETL-2024a chromosome 14, EG11, whole genome shotgun sequence genome has a segment encoding these proteins:
- the LOC105057122 gene encoding transcription factor bHLH140 isoform X2, translated as MEEKDSSALQREEEKEKKESLVVILVGPPGSGKTTFCNDVMSSTRRCWVRICQDTIASGKAGTKSQCLKSAADALKDGKSVFIDRCNLERDQRADFLKLGGAQADVHAVVLDLPARLCISRSVNRTGHEGNLQGGKAAAVVNRMLQKKELPQLSEGFSRITFCQNENDVKNAVKTYSALGPSDTLPSGVFGQKSKDAKVQLGIMKFLKKVDIQENKTSGKCNVIDDNNSQDSVPRQESCGKYSCSTEVEVENEDKKGSDTLEKSSVGDLSLNEVHTLAFPSISTADFQFDLEKASDIIVESVADFSRKVDNVRLVLVDLSHKSNILSLVRAKAAERNIDSKKFFTFVGDITQLYTKGGLRCNVIANAANWRLKPGGGGVNAAIFNAAGKSLETATKERAETLSPGISVAIPLPSTSPLYRREGVTHVIHVLGPNMNPQRPNCLKNDYVKGCKVLRDAYSSLFENFASISKCCLQKEGNGDSGSKYSDPQRNLMEGTTSEQFPQSDQKIKREDSYDFERNKRSKGILAGSGSKDKYNMQHDHDGFAKSGIHSDASKSNDRDRKTAVAMKRTWGSWAQALYEIAMHPEKKHKNAVIEKSNEYVVLNDLYPKAKKHILVLSRLHGLDCLADVQKEHLPLLKQMHAVGVQWAEKFLSPINEASAPSSYKPGF; from the exons ATGGAGGAAAAAGATTCGTCGGCCCTCCAAC gagaagaagagaaggagaagaaggaaagcTTGGTGGTGATTCTGGTGGGACCCCCAGGCAGCGGCAAGACCACCTTCTGTAACGATGTCATGAGCTCCACCCGCCGTTGCTGGGTTCGGATCTGCCAG GATACTATTGCAAGTGGAAAAGCTGGAACAAAATCACAGTGCTTAAAGAGTGCAGCTGATGCACTGAAGGATGGTAAAAGTGTTTTCATTGATAGATGCAACTTGGAGAGAGATCagcgtgctgattttctgaagcttgGTGGAGCACAAGCAGATGTACATGCAGTAGTCCTTGATCTTCCTGCTCGGCTTTGTATTTCCCGGTCAGTGAACCGGACAGGGCATGAAGGGAACTTGCAAGGAGGAAAAGCTGCTGCTGTTGTTAATCGCATGCTACAAAAGAAAGAACTACCCCAGCTGAGTGAAGGATTCTCTCGGATTACATTTTGTCAGAATGAAAATGATGTTAAAAATGCAGTCAAAACGTACAGTGCACTGGGTCCATCTGATACCCTTCCATCTGGAGTGTTTGGCCAGAAGAGCAAGGATGCAAAAGTCCAGCTTGGGATAATGAAATTTCTGAAGAAAGTAGATATACAAGAGAATAAAACATCGGGCAAATGTAATGTGATAGATGACAATAATTCTCAAGATTCTGTTCCAAGACAAGAAAGTTGTGGAAAATATTCATGCTCCACGGAAGTTGAAGTGGAAAATGAGGATAAGAAGGGGAGTGACACTTTGGAGAAATCTTCTGTTGGTGATCTTTCCTTGAATGAGGTTCATACGCTAGCTTTCCCATCCATTTCAACAGCGGATTTTCAATTTGACCTTGAGAAGGCATCAGACATTATAGTAGAGAGTGTTGCTGATTTTTCGAGAAAGGTTGATAATGTCAGACTTGTTCTGGTCGACCTGAGTCACAAATCAAATATCTTGTCTTTGGTTAGGGCTAAGGCTGCAGAAAGAAACATTGACTCTAAGAAATTCTTCACATTTGTTGGAGATATTACTCAGCTGTACACAAAAGGAGGCCTACGTTGTAATGTCATTGCCAATGCTGCCAACTG GCGGTTAAAACCTGGAGGTGGAGGGGTCAATGCAGCCATATTCAATGCAGCAGGCAAATCACTGGAAACTGCAACCAAGGAAAGAGCTGAAACTCTGAGCCCAGGGATCTCTGTTGCCATCCCTCTTCCCTCAACTTCTCCCCTGTATAGACGCGAAGGAGTTACCCATGTCATACATGTTCTTGGACCAAACATGAATCCACAGAGACCAAACTGTCTTAAAAATGACTATGTCAAAGGATGCAAGGTTCTTCGTGATGCATACTCATCACTCTTTGAGAACTTTGCATCTATCTCAAAATGCTGTCTTCAGAAGGAAGGCAATGGAGATTCTGGATCTAAATATTCTGATCCACAAAGAAATCTCATGGAAGGAACTACCAGTGAGCAGTTTCCACAGAGTGATCAGAAGATCAAACGAGAGGACTCTTATGATTTTGAGAGAAACAAAAGATCCAAAGGAATTCTAGCTGGATCAGGTTCAAAGGACAAATATAATATGCAGCATGACCATGATGGATTTGCAAAGTCTGGAATCCATTCTGATGCATCAAAATCCAATGATAGGGACAGAAAGACTGCTGTTGCTATGAAAAGAACATGGGGATCTTGGGCCCAAGCTCTTTATGAGATTGCCATGCATCCTGAAAAGAAGCACAAGAATGCTGTCATAGAGAAATCAAATGAATATGTTGTTTTAAATGATCTGTATCCCAAG GCAAAAAAGCATATCCTGGTGCTTTCAAGATTGCATGGTCTCGACTGTCTTGCAGATGTCCAGAAAGAACACCTTCCTTTGTTGAAACAAATGCATGCTGTGGGAGTGCAGTGGGCTGAAAAATTCTTAA GTCCCATCAATGAGGCAAGTGCACCTTCATCTTATAAGCCAGGATTTTGA
- the LOC105057122 gene encoding transcription factor bHLH140 isoform X1: MEEKDSSALQREEEKEKKESLVVILVGPPGSGKTTFCNDVMSSTRRCWVRICQDTIASGKAGTKSQCLKSAADALKDGKSVFIDRCNLERDQRADFLKLGGAQADVHAVVLDLPARLCISRSVNRTGHEGNLQGGKAAAVVNRMLQKKELPQLSEGFSRITFCQNENDVKNAVKTYSALGPSDTLPSGVFGQKSKDAKVQLGIMKFLKKVDIQENKTSGKCNVIDDNNSQDSVPRQESCGKYSCSTEVEVENEDKKGSDTLEKSSVGDLSLNEVHTLAFPSISTADFQFDLEKASDIIVESVADFSRKVDNVRLVLVDLSHKSNILSLVRAKAAERNIDSKKFFTFVGDITQLYTKGGLRCNVIANAANWRLKPGGGGVNAAIFNAAGKSLETATKERAETLSPGISVAIPLPSTSPLYRREGVTHVIHVLGPNMNPQRPNCLKNDYVKGCKVLRDAYSSLFENFASISKCCLQKEGNGDSGSKYSDPQRNLMEGTTSEQFPQSDQKIKREDSYDFERNKRSKGILAGSGSKDKYNMQHDHDGFAKSGIHSDASKSNDRDRKTAVAMKRTWGSWAQALYEIAMHPEKKHKNAVIEKSNEYVVLNDLYPKAKKHILVLSRLHGLDCLADVQKEHLPLLKQMHAVGVQWAEKFLSEDASLVFRLGYHSVPSMRQVHLHLISQDFDSAHLKNKKHWNSFNTAFFRDSTDAIEEIDKYGAAKINDEEKLLTMELRCHRCRSAHPNIPRLKSHLANCKASFPSHLLHNGRLVSASSKTVSEKP; the protein is encoded by the exons ATGGAGGAAAAAGATTCGTCGGCCCTCCAAC gagaagaagagaaggagaagaaggaaagcTTGGTGGTGATTCTGGTGGGACCCCCAGGCAGCGGCAAGACCACCTTCTGTAACGATGTCATGAGCTCCACCCGCCGTTGCTGGGTTCGGATCTGCCAG GATACTATTGCAAGTGGAAAAGCTGGAACAAAATCACAGTGCTTAAAGAGTGCAGCTGATGCACTGAAGGATGGTAAAAGTGTTTTCATTGATAGATGCAACTTGGAGAGAGATCagcgtgctgattttctgaagcttgGTGGAGCACAAGCAGATGTACATGCAGTAGTCCTTGATCTTCCTGCTCGGCTTTGTATTTCCCGGTCAGTGAACCGGACAGGGCATGAAGGGAACTTGCAAGGAGGAAAAGCTGCTGCTGTTGTTAATCGCATGCTACAAAAGAAAGAACTACCCCAGCTGAGTGAAGGATTCTCTCGGATTACATTTTGTCAGAATGAAAATGATGTTAAAAATGCAGTCAAAACGTACAGTGCACTGGGTCCATCTGATACCCTTCCATCTGGAGTGTTTGGCCAGAAGAGCAAGGATGCAAAAGTCCAGCTTGGGATAATGAAATTTCTGAAGAAAGTAGATATACAAGAGAATAAAACATCGGGCAAATGTAATGTGATAGATGACAATAATTCTCAAGATTCTGTTCCAAGACAAGAAAGTTGTGGAAAATATTCATGCTCCACGGAAGTTGAAGTGGAAAATGAGGATAAGAAGGGGAGTGACACTTTGGAGAAATCTTCTGTTGGTGATCTTTCCTTGAATGAGGTTCATACGCTAGCTTTCCCATCCATTTCAACAGCGGATTTTCAATTTGACCTTGAGAAGGCATCAGACATTATAGTAGAGAGTGTTGCTGATTTTTCGAGAAAGGTTGATAATGTCAGACTTGTTCTGGTCGACCTGAGTCACAAATCAAATATCTTGTCTTTGGTTAGGGCTAAGGCTGCAGAAAGAAACATTGACTCTAAGAAATTCTTCACATTTGTTGGAGATATTACTCAGCTGTACACAAAAGGAGGCCTACGTTGTAATGTCATTGCCAATGCTGCCAACTG GCGGTTAAAACCTGGAGGTGGAGGGGTCAATGCAGCCATATTCAATGCAGCAGGCAAATCACTGGAAACTGCAACCAAGGAAAGAGCTGAAACTCTGAGCCCAGGGATCTCTGTTGCCATCCCTCTTCCCTCAACTTCTCCCCTGTATAGACGCGAAGGAGTTACCCATGTCATACATGTTCTTGGACCAAACATGAATCCACAGAGACCAAACTGTCTTAAAAATGACTATGTCAAAGGATGCAAGGTTCTTCGTGATGCATACTCATCACTCTTTGAGAACTTTGCATCTATCTCAAAATGCTGTCTTCAGAAGGAAGGCAATGGAGATTCTGGATCTAAATATTCTGATCCACAAAGAAATCTCATGGAAGGAACTACCAGTGAGCAGTTTCCACAGAGTGATCAGAAGATCAAACGAGAGGACTCTTATGATTTTGAGAGAAACAAAAGATCCAAAGGAATTCTAGCTGGATCAGGTTCAAAGGACAAATATAATATGCAGCATGACCATGATGGATTTGCAAAGTCTGGAATCCATTCTGATGCATCAAAATCCAATGATAGGGACAGAAAGACTGCTGTTGCTATGAAAAGAACATGGGGATCTTGGGCCCAAGCTCTTTATGAGATTGCCATGCATCCTGAAAAGAAGCACAAGAATGCTGTCATAGAGAAATCAAATGAATATGTTGTTTTAAATGATCTGTATCCCAAG GCAAAAAAGCATATCCTGGTGCTTTCAAGATTGCATGGTCTCGACTGTCTTGCAGATGTCCAGAAAGAACACCTTCCTTTGTTGAAACAAATGCATGCTGTGGGAGTGCAGTGGGCTGAAAAATTCTTAAGTGAAGATGCTTCTTTAGTATTTAGACTTGGATATCATTCA GTCCCATCAATGAGGCAAGTGCACCTTCATCTTATAAGCCAGGATTTTGACTCGGCACACTTGAAGAACAAAAAGCACTGGAACTCTTTTAATACCGCCTTTTTTCGTGATTCTACTGACGCAATAGAGGAAATTGATAAGTATGGAGCAGCAAAGATAAATGATGAGGAGAAGTTGTTGACAATGGAGTTACGCTGCCACAGATGTCGGAGTGCACATCCTAACATCCCAAGGCTTAAATCCCATCTTGCTAATTGCAAAGCTTCCTTTCCCTCTCATCTTCTCCACAATGGCCGACTTGTGTCAGCTTCGTCAAAAACTGTAAGTGAAAAACCTTGA